AACCATACGCCCCCGCCTTCATCGCCTTCACCGCGTTCTCCACCGAACCATACCCCGTGATCACGATCACCTCCGTCCGCGGCCACGCCCGCAGCAGCTCCGGCATGATCTCCGTCCCCATCCCATCCCCCAGCACCAAATCCAGCAGCACCAGCTCGGGCGCCTCCTGCTCCCCCGCCTGCAGCCGCTGGCGCAACTGCGCCGCCGACTCCAGCTCCGACACCCGGTAATGCGCCCGCGTCAGCGCGCTCCGCACCAGCATCCGCAGCTCCATCGCATCATCCACCACCAGGACATGCTCATTCATAAGCCCTGCTCCTGCCTCTCTGTCTCCCGCCACTCCGGAAACCGCTCCCGGATCCGCGCCACCAGCCGCTTCTCATCCGCCGGTTGATACAGCCGACGCACCACCCGCCGCCGCACCGCATCCAGCAGCTCCAGCCAGTCCTCCAACGGCGGCTCCGCCACCCGCTGCCAGTTCTCATACCGCCGGCTCCGTTGAAAAAACAGCCACTCCCCCCCGCTCAACCGCGCAAACACCTCCACCTTCTCCCCCTCCGCGGTGCTCCGCCTCCATCCTATCTCCGCTTTGTTGCCCATGACCTACTCCCCCAGCTCCACCGCCGCCACCGCCATCGCCGCAATCCCCTCCCCCCGCCCAATAAATCCCAGCCCCTCATTCGTCGTCGCCTTGATCCCAATCACCTCCGGCCCCACCCCCAGCGCCGCCCCCAGATTCCTCTTCATCGCCCCCACATGCGGCCCCACCTTCGGCGCCTGCGCCACCAACGTCGCATCAATATTCACAATCCGCCCCCCGCGCGCCGCCACCTGCCGCGCCGCCTCCTCCAAAAAAATCCGGCTGGGCGCATCCTTCCACCGCGGATCCGTATTCGGAAAAAACTGCCCAATGTCCCCCAACCCCAACGCCCCCAAAACCGCATCGCAAATCGCATGCATCAACACATCCGCATCCGAATGTCCCGCCAGCCCTTTCTCGTAAGCAATCTCCACGCCCCCCAGCACACACCGCCGCCCCGCCACCAGCGGATGCACATCATATCCTATGCCCACACGTACCATGCCCCCACTATATCCCAGAGAAAACCCCTGAACCAAGGTTTTTTCCAAATCCGCCCCCTTTCCCCCCGCCCTCCCATCGCTTCTCCTTGAAATACCCTCACGCAACAGGCACATTGCGCTCATGCAAGGCCGCTTCGGCATCGCATGGTGGCTGGCCATCTTTTGGGCAATGGCCGCTCCTGCCTTTGCGCAAGCCTGGACCAAACTCCCCCGCACCACCCTCTTCGGCAACGAATACCTCTCCCTCGCCCAATGGGCCGATGCCTGTAAGTACGACCTCAAAACCCAGGGCGACTCCGCCATCCTCACCAGCCGCTGGAGCCGCCTCCTCTTCAAAGCCGACTCACGCCAGGCCGAAATCCGCGGCGTCCAGGTCCACCTCTCCGTCCCCGTCGCCAAACAGGGCGGCGAGTTCTACATTTCCTCCCTCGATGCCGCCACCGTCCTCCAACCCCTCCTCTTCCCCGTCAAATCCCCCAAAGTCTCCGTCCGCTCCGTCGCCATTGACGCCGGCCACGGCGGCAAAGACCCCGGCAACCTCGAAGGCAAATTCCAGGAAAAACGCTTCACCCTCCAACTGGCCGAAGAACTGCAATCCGCCCTCAAGGCCGCCGGCCTCAAAGCCACCCTCACCCGCAGCTCCGACACCTACCACGACCCCGCCGACCGCCCCGCCATCGCCCGCCGCCAAAAAGCCGACCTCCTCATCAGCCTTCACTACAATGCCGCCGCCGACACCTCCGTCCGCGGCCTCGAAACCTATTGCATGACCCCCGCCCGCGCCAGCTCCACCAACGCCCGCGGCGAAGGCGCCAACACCGGCGCCTACCCCGCCAACCAGTTCGACCCCCACAACGTCCTCCTCGCCTGGCACGTCCAGCAGGCCATGACCCACCAGTTGGGCCTCCCCGACCGCGGCGTCCGCCGCGCCCGCTTCGCCGTCCTCCGCTTCAGCACCACCCCCGCCATCCTCGTCGAAGCCGGCTTCATGTCCAACCCCGCCGATATGGCCCGCATCGCCGACGCCACCCACCGCAAAAAAATGGCCCAGGCCATCGCCTCCGGCATCCTGGCCTACAAAAAAGCCATCGAATCCCCATGACCCCGCGCCCTGCACGCCCCATCGGCATCTTCGATTCCGGCCTGGGCGGGCTTACCGTCGTCCGCGCCTTCCATCACGCCCTCCCCCACGAGGACATCGTCTATCTCGGCGACACCGCCCGCGTCCCCTACGGCACCAAATCCCCAGAAACCGTCATCCGCTTCGCCTGCGAAGACGCCCTCTTCCTCGAACGCCAAAAAGTCAAATGCATCGTCGTCGCCTGCAACACCGCCTCCGCCTGGGCCCTCAACGTCCTGGAAGACCAGTTTGACGTCCCCGTCTTCGGCGTCATCCAGCCCGGCGCCCGCGTCGCCGTCGAAAAAACCCGCAACCACCGCATCGGCGTCATCGCCACCGCCGCCACCATCCGCAGCCGCGCCTACCAAATCGCCCTCGCCGAGCTGTACCCCAAAGTCCGCGTCTTCCCCCAGGCCTGCCCCCTCCTCGTCCCCCTCATCGAGGAAGGCTGGACCTCCCACCGCATCACCGCCGAAATCCTCCGCGTTTACCTCGCCCCCCTCCTCCGCCACAAAATGGACACCCTCATCCTCGGCTGCACCCATTACCCCCTCATCAAAAACCTCATCCGCCGCCTCGCCGGACCCCGCGTCGTCCTCGTGGACTCCGCCGAATCCTGCGCCCAGCTCGTCAGCCAGCGCCTCGCCGCCCACGGCCTCCTCCATGACCGCCGCGACCGCCCCGGCCGCATCTTCCCCTACGTCACCGACGCCCCCGAGCAATTCGAAGCCCTCGCC
The Verrucomicrobiia bacterium DNA segment above includes these coding regions:
- the ispF gene encoding 2-C-methyl-D-erythritol 2,4-cyclodiphosphate synthase, translated to MVRVGIGYDVHPLVAGRRCVLGGVEIAYEKGLAGHSDADVLMHAICDAVLGALGLGDIGQFFPNTDPRWKDAPSRIFLEEAARQVAARGGRIVNIDATLVAQAPKVGPHVGAMKRNLGAALGVGPEVIGIKATTNEGLGFIGRGEGIAAMAVAAVELGE
- a CDS encoding N-acetylmuramoyl-L-alanine amidase, producing MQGRFGIAWWLAIFWAMAAPAFAQAWTKLPRTTLFGNEYLSLAQWADACKYDLKTQGDSAILTSRWSRLLFKADSRQAEIRGVQVHLSVPVAKQGGEFYISSLDAATVLQPLLFPVKSPKVSVRSVAIDAGHGGKDPGNLEGKFQEKRFTLQLAEELQSALKAAGLKATLTRSSDTYHDPADRPAIARRQKADLLISLHYNAAADTSVRGLETYCMTPARASSTNARGEGANTGAYPANQFDPHNVLLAWHVQQAMTHQLGLPDRGVRRARFAVLRFSTTPAILVEAGFMSNPADMARIADATHRKKMAQAIASGILAYKKAIESP
- the murI gene encoding glutamate racemase; this translates as MTPRPARPIGIFDSGLGGLTVVRAFHHALPHEDIVYLGDTARVPYGTKSPETVIRFACEDALFLERQKVKCIVVACNTASAWALNVLEDQFDVPVFGVIQPGARVAVEKTRNHRIGVIATAATIRSRAYQIALAELYPKVRVFPQACPLLVPLIEEGWTSHRITAEILRVYLAPLLRHKMDTLILGCTHYPLIKNLIRRLAGPRVVLVDSAESCAQLVSQRLAAHGLLHDRRDRPGRIFPYVTDAPEQFEALADRFLGFPIGQAWKVELPSLKKR